The Candidatus Zixiibacteriota bacterium genomic interval ATTGACTTTTGCCCGGCCCGTGTCTACTTTCTATCTTACCATGAATTCTCCGCTTACGGATGTGGATCAACTACTGGGAGCCGGGCGGCGACTCGATGCCAGGGGCTTCATCGCAGGCAACGATGGAAATCTGTCTATTCGGCGCGCCGACGGGACTATCCTGATCACCGCTTCTGGGCTGCCGAAAGGCCTGCTCACCCCGGACGATATCGTGCTGGTCGATCCCGAGGGCAACCGGCTGTCGGGTGCGGGGCGGGCGTCATCAGAGTCGGCAATGCACCTGTTCGTCTACCGGATGCGGCCCGAATGCCGGGCTTGCGTTCATTCTCATCCGCCGTACGCAACTGCAGCGGCTGTCGCGGGACGGGCGTTGCCGGAAGACGTTCTGCCGGAGGTGACGGTTTTTGTCGGCCCGATTGCCCTTACGGAGTATGCTCCTCCGGGTACCGAAGCCGTCCCCGGGTCCCTCGCGCCGTTTATTGCCAACCACGATGCGTTTCTTTTGCGGAATCATGGCCTGTTGACGATCGGGCGCACGATGGACGAAGCGCTGAGCCGACACGAAACCGTTGAACAATTCGCGCGCATCTACCACCTTGCAATGCAGGCCGGATCTGTCGGGCGAATCCCGGACAGCGACTTGGCGCGCCTGAGAGCGATGCGGCGGCAGCTCACCGAATCGTTACCGCCCCGATGAGGAGATCAAGCCGATGGTAATCACAAAAGTGCAATTGGAAAAAGCCAATCGGCTGTTTCAGATGCCTCCCGGACTTATGTCATTTGTCCGGTCAGAAGAGCGCAAGGGGCTGCTGAAACGCGACGACGTAATCGATCTGGCCGGCTTTTCGTGGCCGGCTGCCACGACCGACAGACCGTTGTCACCATCGGCACTCCTGCCGGCGGGGCCGGAGCGACTGGCGGAGCTTCGCGACGAGCTGGCGGCCTGGCTCTCGGCGAGGTATGGATGCCGCGTGGTCGCCGACCGCGAGATCTTCATCGGCGGTTCCATCACGTCGCTGGCAAC includes:
- a CDS encoding class II aldolase/adducin family protein produces the protein MNSPLTDVDQLLGAGRRLDARGFIAGNDGNLSIRRADGTILITASGLPKGLLTPDDIVLVDPEGNRLSGAGRASSESAMHLFVYRMRPECRACVHSHPPYATAAAVAGRALPEDVLPEVTVFVGPIALTEYAPPGTEAVPGSLAPFIANHDAFLLRNHGLLTIGRTMDEALSRHETVEQFARIYHLAMQAGSVGRIPDSDLARLRAMRRQLTESLPPR